A part of Solicola gregarius genomic DNA contains:
- a CDS encoding shikimate dehydrogenase, producing MLSGTSRGRCAVLGKPIAHSLSPVMHRRAYAELGLDWTYEAVEVDEAGLPEFLDGLDDSWRGLSLTMPLKRVAVGLVDEVSDAVRSVSALNTIVFEGGRRIGDNTDIPGMLGAFEEHGVRGVRTAAVVGAGATAASALAALRADGLRSATLVVREPARAEPLAELARTWGVDVSIARLDEPLRDADLLVSTAPSAAIERHAGQWCMRVGAVFDVIYDPWPTALASAATVAGLPVVSGLDLLAHQAALQVELMTGRTVPASILRTAVLHSR from the coding sequence GTGCTGAGCGGTACGTCGCGGGGCCGCTGCGCGGTGCTCGGCAAGCCGATCGCGCACTCGCTGTCGCCGGTGATGCATCGGCGGGCGTACGCCGAGCTGGGGCTCGACTGGACGTACGAGGCGGTCGAGGTCGACGAGGCAGGGCTGCCGGAGTTCCTCGACGGGCTCGACGACTCGTGGCGTGGCCTGTCGCTCACGATGCCGTTGAAGCGGGTCGCGGTCGGGCTGGTCGACGAGGTGTCGGACGCCGTGCGCTCGGTGTCGGCGCTCAACACGATCGTGTTCGAGGGCGGCCGGCGGATCGGCGACAACACCGATATCCCGGGCATGCTGGGCGCGTTCGAGGAGCACGGCGTACGAGGCGTGCGTACGGCCGCGGTTGTCGGCGCAGGAGCGACCGCAGCGTCGGCTCTCGCCGCGTTGCGGGCCGATGGGCTGCGCTCGGCGACGCTCGTCGTACGAGAGCCCGCGCGGGCCGAGCCGCTCGCCGAGCTCGCTCGTACGTGGGGCGTCGACGTCTCGATCGCGCGGCTGGACGAACCCCTGCGCGACGCCGACCTCCTCGTCTCGACAGCCCCGTCGGCTGCCATCGAACGGCATGCCGGGCAGTGGTGTATGCGGGTGGGCGCGGTGTTCGACGTGATCTACGACCCCTGGCCCACGGCGTTGGCGTCCGCCGCAACCGTGGCCGGCCTGCCCGTCGTATCGGGGCTCGACCTGCTCGCGCACCAGGCAGCGCTGCAGGTCGAGCTGATGACCGGCCGCACGGTGCCGGCGTCGATCCTCCGCACCGCAGTCCTCCACTCACGCTGA
- a CDS encoding helix-turn-helix transcriptional regulator has product MSPPEPMHDGNALTTPIVGRDAELERLGGAFARAADGTPTVQLVLGEAGVGKTTLLRRFAAGVDTTLLVGGCVPVGGEAMPFVPIIGALRQFIADSDDDHVRRCADRWPTVFTQLAPAQVPSGPVDAFAPLSPSGQVRLFESILSMVGDLAATRPLLWIIEDLQWADLSTLDLVAYLARNLSDEHVVVMLSVRTDDLPRAHPLRGWLADLERLAIVDRLGLGRLGRDDTAHQIAVLIGDDRTAPAWELVDLVFDRSAGNPLFTEQLLPCARERTPDLPATLRDLVSARITGLPGPTQDVLGVAAVVGREFDLDVLATVATLAPDTAEARLRAAVDNQIVAPGTGTTYAFTHPTFREVLEGDLLPGRRTSLHASTGRALQGMPDAGDPSLAGRIAYHWAQADVPEVAFATAVRAGLAAEQVYAFADADEHYTRAVRLTSGRSMIAGAALDGVELLVHASQAAHLTGDGPRAVRLADEAGTLTPDPIRRSAILERKGAYCFNAGLVDEAQAAYREALTLLPTTPSPARARVYAGLGLLAIAWTRIDEADAACKEAIRIAREIDARAEEGRALNALGAVRAYQGDFETGIVYSRAAVTIATEIGDPDDLALAYIDCAHVLGVAGRDVDAVDVCVEGYAAMRRVGLARQDGSFMLANAAESLIRSGRLDRAGTLLEEALAQQSRGVRAFPVLEQATRLSLARGDLDTARARLDQCHELLAEFGAPESWQRELYEIDAELRLWLHEEDAAYESALGGLDLVRNGDEQRFAGPLVMLATRALADRCQRTPPSQVAHARIGELVESLTARIKALVPNPLDADSHPTVDAAAVAATIDAELARCTPDVAEPARWADAAAAWQRLGRPFSTAYCRWREAEATVLGKGTGAEQLAAVRRAHAAASELDARCLLAEISDLARWGRIDIGAPTQRRAADDWADTDLTPRELEVLAGLVAGRTNREIADSLFISTKTASVHVSNLLHKLGVSSREQAARLANARGMKPAE; this is encoded by the coding sequence GTGTCACCGCCGGAACCGATGCACGACGGGAACGCGTTGACGACGCCGATCGTGGGCAGGGACGCCGAGTTGGAGCGACTTGGCGGGGCGTTCGCGCGCGCGGCAGACGGCACCCCGACGGTTCAGCTCGTGCTCGGAGAGGCGGGGGTCGGGAAGACCACGCTCCTACGCCGCTTCGCCGCCGGCGTCGACACGACTCTCCTCGTCGGTGGATGCGTACCCGTCGGCGGCGAGGCGATGCCGTTCGTCCCGATCATCGGCGCGCTACGGCAGTTCATCGCCGACAGCGACGACGACCACGTACGGCGCTGTGCGGACCGCTGGCCGACGGTGTTCACGCAGCTCGCACCCGCACAGGTCCCGAGTGGGCCGGTCGATGCGTTCGCGCCCCTGAGTCCGTCGGGGCAGGTGAGGTTGTTCGAGTCGATCCTGTCGATGGTCGGCGATCTTGCGGCTACCCGGCCGCTGCTGTGGATCATCGAAGACCTGCAATGGGCCGATCTGTCGACGCTCGATCTGGTCGCGTACCTCGCCCGCAACCTGAGCGACGAGCACGTCGTCGTCATGCTGTCGGTCCGAACCGACGACCTCCCGCGCGCGCACCCGTTGCGTGGTTGGCTTGCGGATCTGGAACGGCTGGCGATCGTCGACCGGCTCGGCCTCGGCCGGCTCGGACGGGACGACACGGCGCACCAGATAGCCGTCCTGATCGGCGACGACCGCACCGCCCCGGCCTGGGAGCTGGTCGACCTCGTCTTCGACCGGTCGGCGGGCAACCCCCTGTTCACCGAGCAGCTGCTGCCGTGCGCCCGAGAGCGTACGCCCGACCTGCCGGCAACGCTCCGGGATCTGGTGAGCGCCCGCATCACCGGGCTCCCTGGACCGACGCAAGACGTGCTCGGGGTCGCGGCCGTGGTCGGCCGGGAGTTCGACCTCGACGTACTGGCCACCGTTGCGACCCTCGCGCCCGACACCGCCGAGGCACGGCTGCGCGCCGCCGTCGACAACCAGATCGTCGCGCCCGGTACCGGTACGACGTACGCCTTCACCCATCCGACGTTCCGCGAGGTGCTCGAAGGCGATCTGCTCCCGGGACGAAGAACCAGCCTGCACGCTTCGACGGGCCGCGCGCTCCAGGGCATGCCCGATGCCGGCGACCCGTCGCTTGCGGGGCGGATCGCGTACCACTGGGCGCAGGCGGACGTACCCGAGGTCGCGTTCGCCACTGCCGTACGCGCCGGACTCGCCGCCGAGCAGGTGTACGCGTTCGCGGACGCGGACGAGCACTACACGCGCGCCGTACGCCTGACGTCGGGTCGCTCCATGATCGCCGGCGCGGCGCTCGACGGTGTCGAGCTGCTCGTCCACGCATCCCAGGCCGCGCATCTGACGGGCGACGGCCCACGCGCCGTGCGCCTTGCCGACGAGGCCGGGACGCTGACGCCCGACCCGATCCGGCGGTCGGCGATCCTCGAACGCAAGGGGGCCTACTGCTTCAATGCGGGCCTCGTGGACGAGGCGCAGGCGGCGTACCGCGAAGCGCTCACCCTGCTGCCCACGACACCGTCGCCCGCACGCGCGCGGGTGTACGCCGGCCTCGGTCTGCTCGCGATCGCATGGACCCGCATCGACGAGGCCGACGCCGCATGCAAGGAAGCGATCCGGATCGCCCGCGAGATCGATGCGCGCGCAGAGGAGGGCCGTGCCCTGAATGCGCTCGGCGCGGTGCGCGCGTACCAGGGCGACTTCGAGACGGGCATCGTCTACTCGCGCGCGGCGGTCACGATCGCGACCGAGATCGGAGATCCGGACGACCTGGCGTTGGCCTACATCGACTGCGCCCATGTGCTCGGCGTCGCGGGCCGCGACGTCGACGCTGTCGACGTCTGCGTCGAGGGGTACGCCGCAATGCGCCGGGTCGGACTCGCCCGCCAGGATGGCAGCTTCATGCTCGCCAACGCCGCCGAGTCGCTGATCCGGTCGGGGCGGCTCGACCGGGCGGGAACTCTGCTCGAGGAGGCGCTGGCCCAGCAGTCGCGCGGCGTACGCGCGTTCCCCGTTCTGGAGCAGGCGACCCGGCTGTCGCTCGCCCGCGGTGACCTCGACACGGCGCGCGCTCGCCTCGACCAGTGCCACGAGCTGCTCGCCGAGTTCGGCGCGCCCGAGTCGTGGCAGCGCGAGCTGTACGAGATCGACGCCGAGCTCCGGCTGTGGCTGCACGAGGAGGACGCGGCGTACGAGAGTGCGCTCGGCGGACTCGATCTGGTGCGGAACGGCGACGAGCAGCGCTTCGCCGGCCCGCTCGTCATGCTCGCCACTCGCGCGCTCGCCGACCGGTGCCAGCGCACCCCGCCGAGCCAGGTGGCGCACGCGCGTATCGGTGAGCTCGTCGAGTCGCTCACGGCGCGGATCAAGGCGCTCGTCCCGAACCCGCTGGACGCGGACTCCCATCCGACCGTCGATGCAGCCGCGGTGGCGGCGACGATCGATGCGGAGCTCGCGCGGTGTACTCCCGACGTAGCCGAGCCCGCGAGGTGGGCCGACGCCGCGGCGGCATGGCAGCGGCTCGGTCGACCGTTCTCCACGGCGTACTGCCGCTGGCGCGAGGCCGAGGCAACGGTGCTCGGCAAGGGCACGGGCGCCGAACAGCTGGCCGCCGTACGACGTGCCCACGCCGCCGCCTCCGAGCTCGATGCACGCTGCCTGCTGGCCGAGATCTCCGACCTCGCTCGGTGGGGACGCATCGACATCGGCGCCCCGACGCAACGCCGCGCCGCCGACGACTGGGCCGACACCGACCTGACGCCACGTGAGCTCGAGGTGCTGGCCGGGCTCGTTGCCGGGAGGACCAATCGCGAGATCGCCGACTCGCTGTTCATCAGCACGAAGACGGCCAGCGTGCACGTGTCGAACCTGCTGCACAAGCTCGGCGTGAGCAGCCGCGAACAGGCGGCACGGCTGGCCAATGCGCGGGGTATGAAACCAGCCGAATAA
- a CDS encoding calcium-binding protein: MSRTTLRRLAAVSVVAAVAATTVSASMANIAPGTPKKDVHIGLDNDNADNPFIQPPGVVAKQHMDNTDVLFGRAKEDLLVGKLGGDTEIGGSGADILVGGPEGGVAPNSDVLLGGPGNDINIWAPGDGSDAYVGEDGRDTMVFAPFVTKSNGDLKLQWHQGRKIPRVDIGDKPQFRCEIVKVPKREELGAQFLVRFFANDTLAVTVRQKDVEKLLCPAGQANRARVADLTRKHPAFYTVRLNRLGGTLGAIVAAP; this comes from the coding sequence ATGTCGAGAACAACGCTCCGACGGCTCGCCGCCGTCTCGGTCGTCGCCGCGGTGGCGGCCACGACCGTATCCGCATCCATGGCGAACATCGCGCCGGGCACACCGAAGAAGGACGTCCACATCGGGTTGGACAACGACAATGCCGACAACCCGTTCATCCAGCCGCCCGGTGTCGTCGCGAAGCAGCACATGGACAACACCGACGTGCTCTTCGGTCGCGCCAAGGAGGACCTTCTGGTCGGCAAGCTCGGTGGAGACACCGAGATCGGCGGTTCGGGCGCGGACATCCTGGTCGGAGGACCGGAGGGCGGCGTCGCCCCGAACAGCGACGTCCTGCTCGGCGGACCCGGCAACGACATCAATATCTGGGCGCCCGGCGACGGCAGCGATGCGTACGTCGGCGAGGACGGCCGCGACACGATGGTGTTCGCGCCGTTCGTGACGAAGTCGAACGGTGACCTCAAGCTCCAGTGGCACCAGGGCCGCAAGATCCCGCGCGTCGACATCGGTGACAAGCCGCAGTTCCGCTGCGAGATCGTCAAGGTGCCCAAGCGAGAGGAGCTGGGCGCGCAGTTCCTGGTCAGGTTCTTCGCGAACGACACGCTCGCCGTCACCGTCCGGCAGAAGGACGTCGAGAAGCTGCTGTGCCCCGCGGGCCAGGCAAATCGTGCGCGGGTCGCCGACCTGACCCGGAAGCACCCGGCGTTCTACACCGTCCGGCTCAACCGACTCGGTGGCACGCTCGGCGCCATCGTCGCGGCACCGTAG
- a CDS encoding FAD-dependent oxidoreductase, whose amino-acid sequence MQTYRCQHCGQVLAAFVSFAPGLALPFSNQAAQTQVQARREQHAERCPAAGKRGRRTAVVIGASMAGLLTARVLSETYDHVRIIDRDRLPDEIRPRGGVPQGAHTHGLLARGREVLDELFPGLVEDLVSAGALAGDLQADVRWNIGGGDLKRGTSGLEGIMLGRPMLEHHVRERVAALPNVTIAQGLRATGLTCRGGRVRGVMVANGSAERPVAAELVVDASGRTSRLPDWLGELGYEEPEVERVQVDVSYTTRTFARTPTDLGGQNGLIVAATPEAPVGAAMLRQENERWIVSIGAYHGDVAPRELPAFAERAAEVDDGLGATVRSATPLDDGAYFRFPASVRHRYDAMRAFPDGLLVTGDAVCSFNPVFGQGMTVAALEALALRDCLRDTGRRRGLADRYFAAIRPIIDGAWQTSVSADQQIPGTPGRVPRGARLINRYVARFQRAAHSDQGLAVAFLRVMNLMEPPASLLRPRYLVKVIARTPASGRAEKPLRDPATNQPAAPTDRPEIRAVRTPERTS is encoded by the coding sequence ATGCAGACGTACCGATGCCAGCACTGCGGTCAGGTGCTCGCGGCCTTCGTATCGTTCGCGCCCGGCCTCGCGCTCCCGTTCTCCAACCAGGCCGCTCAGACGCAGGTGCAGGCGCGCCGCGAGCAGCACGCCGAGCGTTGCCCGGCAGCGGGCAAGCGAGGCCGGCGAACCGCGGTCGTCATCGGCGCCAGCATGGCAGGCCTGCTCACGGCGCGGGTCTTGTCCGAGACGTACGACCACGTACGGATCATCGACCGCGACCGGCTTCCGGACGAGATCAGGCCACGTGGCGGGGTGCCGCAGGGTGCCCATACGCACGGCCTGCTCGCTCGTGGACGAGAGGTGCTCGACGAGCTGTTCCCCGGCCTCGTCGAGGATCTCGTCTCGGCGGGCGCGCTCGCCGGCGATCTGCAGGCCGACGTCCGTTGGAACATCGGCGGTGGCGATCTGAAGCGGGGCACCAGTGGACTCGAAGGGATCATGCTCGGCCGCCCGATGCTCGAGCACCACGTGCGCGAGCGCGTTGCGGCGCTGCCCAACGTCACCATCGCGCAGGGTCTGCGGGCAACCGGCCTGACGTGCCGCGGCGGTCGCGTACGCGGCGTGATGGTCGCGAACGGGAGCGCGGAGCGCCCGGTAGCGGCCGAACTCGTCGTGGATGCGTCGGGGCGGACGTCGAGGTTGCCCGACTGGTTGGGCGAGCTCGGATACGAGGAGCCCGAGGTCGAGCGCGTGCAGGTCGACGTGTCGTACACGACGCGCACGTTCGCGCGTACGCCGACCGATCTCGGCGGCCAGAACGGACTCATCGTCGCCGCAACGCCAGAGGCGCCCGTCGGCGCCGCGATGCTCCGGCAGGAGAACGAACGCTGGATCGTCTCGATCGGGGCCTATCACGGCGACGTCGCACCACGCGAGCTACCGGCGTTCGCCGAACGTGCCGCCGAGGTGGATGACGGGCTCGGTGCGACGGTTCGGTCGGCGACTCCGCTCGACGACGGTGCATACTTCCGCTTCCCGGCGAGCGTGCGGCACCGGTACGACGCAATGCGGGCGTTCCCGGACGGGCTGCTCGTCACGGGCGACGCGGTCTGCTCGTTCAACCCGGTGTTCGGGCAAGGGATGACGGTCGCGGCGCTCGAGGCGCTCGCCTTGCGCGACTGCCTGCGCGACACCGGCAGGAGGCGAGGTCTCGCCGACCGGTACTTCGCTGCGATCCGGCCGATCATCGACGGCGCATGGCAGACGTCCGTCAGCGCCGACCAGCAGATCCCCGGAACACCGGGACGCGTACCCCGCGGCGCCCGCCTCATCAACCGGTACGTCGCGCGGTTCCAGCGGGCCGCCCACAGCGACCAGGGGCTCGCCGTCGCGTTCCTTCGCGTGATGAACCTGATGGAGCCCCCGGCGTCGCTGCTGCGGCCTCGCTATCTCGTCAAGGTGATCGCTCGGACGCCCGCGAGCGGCCGAGCCGAGAAGCCACTCCGTGATCCGGCGACCAACCAGCCGGCCGCGCCAACGGATCGTCCCGAGATACGGGCCGTCCGAACCCCCGAGAGGACATCATGA
- a CDS encoding FAD-binding oxidoreductase yields MTTSIDAGSAARDELTDFQGELIGPGDGSYQEARAVYNAMIDRHPALIARVAGPDDITRVLRFARERGMLVAVRGGGHNGAGLGTCDDGVVIDLGALREVRVDEAAHTVRVGGGCTWGEVDQATHAFGLATPSGIISTTGVGGLTLGGGLGHLTRRCGLAIDNLLEAEVVLANGEHVRANADEHPDLFWALRGGGGNFGVVTSFTFRLHEVDTVVAGPTFWAVEQTEEVLAAYREFLPAAPRDLNGFFALTTVPPVPPFPDELHLRKVCGVVWCHTGTEEQASADMAPLLDSLPEPLMHGAAPMPHPDLQSAFDALYPKGDQWYWRADFVKQIPDPAVALHAQYGARLPTMQSTMHLYPVDGAAHDVDPGATAWSYRDATWGTVYGGVDPDPAKVPTLRDWTVGYFDALHPYSAGGAYVNMMMDEGQERVRAAYRGNYDRLARIKGEYDPENVFRVNQNIKPR; encoded by the coding sequence ATGACCACCTCCATCGACGCGGGAAGCGCCGCACGCGACGAACTCACCGACTTCCAGGGCGAGCTCATCGGTCCGGGCGACGGCAGCTACCAAGAGGCCCGCGCGGTCTACAACGCGATGATCGACAGGCATCCCGCACTCATCGCAAGGGTCGCGGGGCCCGATGACATCACCCGTGTCCTCCGCTTTGCGCGCGAGCGAGGCATGCTCGTGGCGGTACGCGGCGGCGGGCACAACGGGGCAGGTCTCGGAACCTGTGACGACGGCGTCGTCATCGACCTGGGGGCACTGAGGGAGGTACGTGTCGACGAGGCAGCGCACACAGTGCGAGTCGGTGGCGGCTGCACCTGGGGCGAGGTCGACCAGGCAACGCATGCGTTCGGGCTGGCGACGCCGAGCGGGATCATCTCGACGACCGGCGTCGGCGGGCTCACGCTCGGTGGCGGACTCGGTCACCTCACCCGACGGTGTGGGCTGGCGATCGACAACCTGCTCGAGGCCGAGGTCGTTCTGGCCAACGGCGAGCACGTACGCGCGAACGCCGACGAGCACCCCGACCTGTTCTGGGCGCTTCGGGGCGGCGGCGGGAACTTCGGCGTCGTCACGTCGTTCACGTTCCGGCTCCACGAGGTCGACACGGTCGTTGCGGGGCCGACCTTCTGGGCGGTCGAGCAGACCGAAGAGGTGCTCGCGGCGTACCGGGAGTTCCTGCCGGCCGCGCCGCGCGACCTGAACGGGTTCTTCGCGTTGACGACAGTGCCACCGGTGCCGCCGTTCCCGGACGAGCTCCACCTCCGCAAGGTGTGCGGGGTCGTGTGGTGCCACACGGGCACGGAGGAGCAGGCATCCGCCGACATGGCGCCGCTGCTCGACTCGCTGCCCGAACCGCTGATGCATGGAGCGGCGCCGATGCCGCATCCGGACCTCCAGAGTGCGTTCGACGCACTGTATCCGAAGGGCGACCAGTGGTACTGGCGCGCGGACTTCGTCAAGCAGATCCCCGACCCCGCCGTCGCACTCCACGCGCAGTACGGCGCGCGGCTGCCGACCATGCAGTCGACGATGCATCTCTATCCGGTCGACGGCGCTGCGCACGACGTCGACCCGGGTGCCACCGCATGGAGCTACCGCGACGCGACCTGGGGCACGGTTTACGGCGGCGTCGATCCCGACCCGGCCAAGGTGCCGACCCTGCGGGACTGGACGGTCGGCTACTTCGACGCACTGCACCCGTACTCGGCGGGGGGCGCGTACGTGAACATGATGATGGACGAGGGGCAGGAGCGGGTACGCGCGGCGTACCGAGGCAACTACGACCGCCTGGCGCGGATCAAGGGGGAGTACGACCCCGAGAACGTCTTCCGGGTCAACCAGAACATCAAACCCCGCTGA
- a CDS encoding FAD-binding oxidoreductase has translation MSELDRRTVLRGTIAGALAATSVAAPTRTDAAPLAARTSGPPPIAARRDGPTAADWKALERGLKGRLLRRGEKGYRKATHLFDPRFDGDHPRGIVRAANAHDVSEALRFARKFDVPLRPKSGGHSYVGASMFSKGIVIDTGGMDGIDYQPGSKRVVIGAGAELGRLHDRLDRHGRTVPTGTCPTVGAAGLTLGGGIGAESRMYGLTQDAVVDMQVVTADGKIRHADAHHHKDLFWALRGGGGGNFAIVTHLTMRTFDAHRVGFFFLSWPGHDAVAVIRGWQQRLRHMPRTSWANVHLDANNGSISPRIVGLSLTGDGHHEAKALIRAVGRNPSSVSYAQKSHREAMHLLAGANGHQRQSFVAGSDIIGAPMRTPALRDLVGVVRQRSRHGGGASAILDPLNGRAGRPKVSSSAFPWRNALASLQWYVGLPHPSPKAVKAGRTWIKHGHRAVAARSVGAYVNYLEPGRPVRRYYGKHWKKLRRIAHKYDPQGAFRSPYSIR, from the coding sequence ATGAGCGAACTCGATCGAAGGACCGTCCTGCGGGGGACGATCGCAGGAGCACTCGCCGCGACCAGCGTCGCGGCGCCAACTCGCACCGACGCAGCACCGTTGGCCGCGCGTACGTCCGGCCCGCCGCCCATCGCGGCCAGACGCGACGGGCCGACGGCTGCCGACTGGAAGGCGCTGGAACGCGGACTCAAGGGCAGGTTGCTGCGGCGAGGGGAGAAGGGTTATCGCAAGGCGACCCACCTGTTCGACCCTCGCTTCGACGGCGACCATCCACGCGGCATCGTGCGCGCGGCCAATGCGCACGACGTCAGCGAGGCGCTGCGGTTCGCCCGCAAGTTCGACGTGCCGCTGCGACCGAAGTCGGGCGGCCACTCGTACGTCGGCGCGTCGATGTTCAGCAAGGGCATCGTGATCGACACCGGTGGGATGGACGGAATCGACTACCAGCCCGGGTCGAAGCGCGTCGTCATCGGGGCGGGTGCCGAGCTCGGGCGCCTGCACGACCGGCTCGACCGGCACGGCCGCACCGTCCCGACGGGCACCTGCCCGACGGTCGGCGCTGCCGGGCTCACTCTCGGTGGCGGCATCGGCGCCGAGAGCCGGATGTACGGGCTCACCCAGGACGCCGTCGTCGATATGCAGGTCGTCACCGCCGACGGCAAGATCCGGCACGCCGACGCGCACCATCACAAGGACCTGTTCTGGGCGCTACGCGGCGGCGGAGGCGGCAACTTCGCGATCGTCACGCACCTGACGATGCGTACGTTCGACGCGCACCGGGTGGGGTTCTTCTTCCTGTCGTGGCCCGGGCACGACGCGGTAGCAGTCATACGCGGATGGCAGCAGCGACTGCGGCACATGCCGCGTACCTCCTGGGCGAACGTGCATCTGGACGCCAACAACGGCAGCATCTCGCCGCGCATCGTCGGGCTCTCGCTGACCGGCGACGGCCATCACGAGGCCAAGGCGCTGATCCGGGCCGTCGGACGCAATCCCTCGAGCGTCTCGTACGCGCAGAAGTCGCACCGCGAGGCGATGCACCTGCTCGCGGGCGCGAACGGGCACCAGCGGCAGTCGTTCGTCGCGGGCTCGGACATCATCGGCGCGCCGATGAGGACGCCCGCGCTGCGGGACCTGGTCGGCGTCGTACGCCAACGGTCTCGGCACGGCGGCGGCGCGTCGGCGATCCTGGACCCGCTCAACGGGCGGGCCGGGCGGCCGAAGGTGAGCTCGTCGGCGTTCCCGTGGCGCAATGCACTGGCGTCGCTGCAGTGGTACGTCGGTCTGCCCCATCCGTCGCCGAAGGCGGTCAAGGCCGGCCGTACCTGGATCAAGCACGGCCACCGCGCGGTGGCCGCGCGGTCGGTCGGCGCGTACGTGAACTACCTCGAACCGGGCCGCCCGGTGCGCCGCTACTACGGCAAGCACTGGAAGAAGCTGCGGCGCATCGCCCACAAGTACGATCCACAGGGAGCGTTCCGCTCGCCGTACTCCATCCGGTGA
- a CDS encoding prepilin peptidase has product MTTDQLFAAVGMAAVAALGAWWSPRVIARLPDPVEVEVPYAELAGGPRLALRLAAASAVVAGSLGAALGPDPSLPVWCFLSVVGVVLSYVDWRVRLLPFRIVAPSYAIVGLLLIVAAVVTGDYDAARRSLIAWIATYAIFTGMWFVYRRGIGYGDVRLSGVLAMALGWLGWSELIVGMYAAFILGALIGGGLALAKVVDRTGYPFGPFMFAGAWVGVVCAPAITSWLG; this is encoded by the coding sequence GTGACGACCGATCAGCTTTTCGCGGCAGTCGGGATGGCCGCCGTCGCCGCGCTCGGCGCGTGGTGGTCGCCGCGCGTCATCGCCCGGCTGCCCGACCCGGTCGAGGTCGAGGTGCCGTACGCCGAGCTCGCCGGCGGCCCGCGCCTCGCGCTGCGTCTCGCGGCGGCCTCGGCGGTCGTCGCGGGATCGCTCGGCGCCGCGCTCGGGCCGGATCCGTCGCTCCCGGTGTGGTGCTTCCTGAGCGTCGTCGGTGTGGTGCTGTCGTACGTCGACTGGCGGGTGCGGCTGCTGCCGTTCCGGATCGTCGCGCCGTCGTATGCGATCGTCGGCCTGCTGCTGATCGTTGCCGCGGTGGTCACCGGTGACTACGACGCCGCCCGGCGGTCGCTGATCGCCTGGATCGCGACGTACGCGATCTTCACCGGGATGTGGTTCGTCTACCGCCGCGGCATCGGCTACGGAGACGTACGCCTCTCCGGAGTGCTGGCGATGGCCCTGGGCTGGCTCGGCTGGAGCGAGCTGATCGTCGGCATGTACGCCGCGTTCATCCTCGGCGCGCTGATCGGCGGCGGGCTCGCCCTCGCGAAGGTCGTCGATCGCACCGGCTACCCGTTCGGCCCGTTCATGTTCGCCGGCGCCTGGGTCGGCGTCGTCTGCGCTCCGGCGATCACGTCCTGGCTCGGCTGA
- the aroC gene encoding chorismate synthase — MLRWLTAGESHGPGLVAVLEGVPAGVEVTSADISAALARRRLGYGRGARMKFEADELEIVGGIRHGRTLGSPVALRIGNSEWPKWQTVMSADPVDEAALADSARGAPLTRPRPGHADLVGMQKYDFDEARPILERASARETAARVALGAVASRLLRQAGGATVVSHVIEFGSVRAPAGVLPTIDDVERLDADPVRCLDPDASAAMVEEVDRAHKDGDTLGGVVEVAVDGLPPGLGSHVHWDRKLDSRLAGALMGIQAIKGVEVGDGFELARSRGSEAHDEIVSTDDGIRRSSGRSGGIEGGMSTGETLRVRAAMKPIATVPRALRTVDVETGEATKAHHQRSDVAAVPAAGIVAEAMVALVLGDALLEKFGGDAIGETRRNLEGYLAEMKHR, encoded by the coding sequence ATGCTTCGTTGGTTGACGGCGGGCGAGTCGCACGGCCCCGGCCTGGTCGCCGTGCTCGAAGGCGTGCCCGCCGGGGTCGAGGTCACGAGTGCCGACATCTCCGCGGCCCTCGCGCGTCGTCGTCTCGGGTACGGCCGGGGCGCCCGGATGAAGTTCGAGGCCGATGAGCTCGAGATCGTGGGCGGCATCCGCCACGGTCGTACGCTCGGCAGCCCGGTCGCCTTGCGCATCGGCAACTCCGAGTGGCCCAAATGGCAGACCGTCATGTCCGCCGACCCGGTCGACGAGGCCGCCCTGGCCGACTCCGCCCGCGGGGCACCGCTCACCCGTCCTCGCCCGGGCCATGCGGATCTCGTCGGCATGCAGAAGTACGACTTCGACGAGGCTCGCCCGATCCTCGAGCGGGCCAGCGCCCGGGAGACGGCGGCCCGCGTCGCGCTCGGCGCGGTCGCGAGCAGGCTGCTCCGACAGGCCGGCGGTGCCACGGTCGTGAGCCACGTGATCGAGTTCGGCTCGGTACGCGCGCCCGCGGGTGTACTGCCGACGATCGACGACGTGGAGCGCCTCGACGCCGACCCCGTACGCTGCCTCGATCCCGACGCGAGTGCGGCGATGGTCGAGGAGGTCGACCGGGCCCACAAGGACGGCGACACCCTCGGCGGCGTGGTCGAGGTCGCCGTCGACGGGCTACCGCCCGGGCTCGGCAGCCACGTGCACTGGGACCGCAAGCTCGACTCGCGCCTCGCGGGCGCACTGATGGGCATCCAGGCGATCAAGGGCGTCGAGGTCGGCGACGGTTTCGAGCTCGCGCGTTCGCGCGGGTCGGAGGCGCACGACGAGATCGTCTCCACCGACGACGGCATCCGTCGGTCGTCGGGTCGCTCCGGCGGCATCGAGGGTGGCATGAGCACGGGCGAGACCCTGCGCGTACGGGCCGCGATGAAGCCGATCGCCACGGTGCCCCGCGCACTTCGTACCGTCGACGTCGAGACCGGCGAGGCGACCAAGGCACATCACCAGCGCTCCGACGTCGCGGCCGTCCCGGCCGCCGGCATCGTCGCGGAGGCGATGGTCGCGCTCGTACTCGGTGACGCGCTGCTGGAGAAGTTCGGCGGCGACGCGATCGGCGAGACCCGCCGCAACCTGGAGGGCTACCTCGCGGAGATGAAGCACCGATGA